In Jejubacter calystegiae, the following are encoded in one genomic region:
- a CDS encoding protein-disulfide reductase DsbD family protein gives MSVLFRRALLCLLWLWLPASWAADSGWLRAPDNQHASVRLRTGAPQGENRVNLLLDIKLEKGWKTYWRSPGEGGVAPSIRWNSDGINARWQWPTPHRFDVAGITTQGYKGDVTLPIELQGRLPGRLSGVLTLSTCSNVCILTDYPFQLDLASPTGPQFAHDYARALGQVPPDQGLTRTLSAGYRSGELVVTATRDGGWHQPELFLDNPDDASFGEPDYRVEGSRLTATVPVSDSWGDEAPDLRGQHLSLVLADGDMAQQSQLTVGEAGQTASGSGVGLWQGILAALVGGFILNLMPCVLPVLGMKLGSVLQVQGQSQRQVRCQFIASAAGIVVSFLALALMMTLLRLGNQALGWGVQFQNPWFIGGMALVMALFSASLFGLFELRLSSGATTRLATWGGNGTAGHFWQGVFATLLATPCTAPFLGTALALALAAPLPVLWGIFLALGIGMSLPWLLIAVWPTLALRLPRPGRWMNVLRTVLGLMMLGSALWLLSLLALHIGRGAAFGLGITLLVLLLAAIARRYGWRTAGISASIAVLLVGGVLFGASLTSEKRPLRDEVNWQPLSEQAIRQALADNKRVFVDVTADWCVTCKANKYNVLLRDETQKALKAPDVVALRGDWSRPSAEITAFLNRRGSVAVPFNQVYGPGLPQGKILPALLSREDVLNALSESKGKQP, from the coding sequence ATGTCTGTTTTATTCAGGCGAGCGCTGCTCTGCCTGTTATGGCTGTGGCTGCCTGCAAGCTGGGCGGCGGACAGCGGTTGGCTGCGCGCGCCGGACAACCAACATGCCAGCGTACGACTACGCACCGGGGCCCCGCAGGGGGAAAATCGTGTCAATCTGCTGCTTGATATCAAGCTGGAGAAGGGCTGGAAAACCTACTGGCGATCGCCAGGGGAAGGGGGGGTAGCGCCCTCGATCCGCTGGAACAGCGACGGTATTAACGCGCGCTGGCAGTGGCCGACGCCGCATCGTTTTGATGTGGCCGGTATTACCACCCAGGGGTATAAAGGCGACGTCACGCTTCCCATCGAACTACAGGGCCGCCTGCCGGGCAGGCTTTCCGGCGTACTGACGCTCTCTACCTGTAGCAATGTCTGCATTCTTACCGACTACCCGTTCCAGTTGGATCTCGCCAGCCCGACCGGGCCGCAGTTTGCCCATGACTATGCCCGGGCGCTGGGGCAGGTTCCGCCGGATCAGGGACTGACCCGGACCCTGAGCGCCGGATATCGTTCGGGAGAACTGGTGGTAACGGCAACCCGCGACGGCGGCTGGCATCAGCCCGAACTGTTTCTTGATAACCCGGACGATGCCTCATTTGGCGAGCCGGATTATCGGGTCGAGGGCTCACGGTTAACGGCGACGGTGCCGGTCAGCGATAGCTGGGGTGATGAGGCGCCGGATCTGCGGGGTCAGCATCTTTCGCTGGTGCTGGCCGATGGTGATATGGCTCAGCAGAGCCAGTTAACGGTGGGCGAAGCAGGTCAGACGGCGTCTGGTTCGGGCGTTGGACTATGGCAGGGGATTCTGGCGGCGCTGGTGGGGGGCTTTATTCTCAATCTGATGCCCTGCGTGCTACCGGTGCTGGGGATGAAGCTTGGTAGCGTACTGCAGGTCCAGGGTCAGAGCCAACGCCAGGTGCGGTGTCAGTTTATCGCTTCTGCCGCCGGGATCGTGGTCTCTTTCTTGGCGCTGGCCCTGATGATGACGCTGCTGCGGCTGGGCAATCAGGCGCTGGGCTGGGGCGTCCAGTTCCAGAACCCGTGGTTTATTGGCGGCATGGCGCTGGTGATGGCGCTGTTCAGCGCCAGTCTGTTTGGGTTGTTTGAGCTACGTCTCTCTTCGGGAGCCACCACCCGGCTTGCCACCTGGGGCGGAAACGGCACGGCGGGTCACTTCTGGCAGGGGGTCTTCGCCACGCTGTTGGCCACCCCCTGTACCGCGCCGTTTCTGGGAACTGCGCTGGCCCTGGCGCTGGCGGCGCCGCTGCCGGTGCTGTGGGGCATCTTCCTGGCGCTGGGCATAGGTATGAGCCTGCCGTGGCTGTTGATTGCCGTCTGGCCAACGCTGGCGCTGCGGCTGCCGCGTCCCGGACGCTGGATGAACGTGCTGCGTACCGTGCTGGGGCTGATGATGCTGGGCTCGGCCCTGTGGTTGCTGAGCTTGCTGGCTCTGCACATTGGGCGAGGTGCCGCGTTTGGCCTGGGTATTACCCTGTTGGTGCTTCTGCTGGCGGCGATAGCCCGGCGTTACGGCTGGCGTACTGCCGGTATCAGCGCCAGCATAGCGGTACTTCTGGTGGGGGGCGTGCTGTTCGGTGCTTCCCTGACCAGCGAAAAGCGTCCGCTGCGCGATGAAGTGAACTGGCAGCCGCTTAGCGAACAGGCCATCCGTCAGGCGCTGGCCGACAATAAGCGGGTGTTTGTGGATGTCACCGCCGACTGGTGCGTGACCTGTAAAGCCAATAAATACAATGTGCTGCTGCGCGACGAGACCCAGAAAGCTCTGAAGGCGCCGGATGTCGTGGCTCTGCGCGGCGACTGGAGTCGTCCGTCCGCCGAGATTACCGCCTTCCTTAACCGCCGCGGCAGCGTTGCGGTTCCCTTTAACCAGGTTTACGGCCCGGGCCTGCCGCAGGGAAAAATCCTGCCTGCATTGCTGAGCCGTGAAGATGTTCTCAATGCCCTGTCTGAATCCAAAGGAAAACAACCATGA
- a CDS encoding redoxin domain-containing protein — translation MAAKWRRRLRELLVMLALTVAVVLVVDTLRSPTVSGQQLSQPLHTLDGKGVDLAALSQDKPLLVYIWATWCSICRHTTPGIEQRVKDGDNVLTIALRSGDDASLERWLARRRLSMPVVNDSAGRLAAAWQVGVTPTLLVVSKGKVVSSTTGWTSGPGIQLRLWWARLMQ, via the coding sequence GTGGCGGCTAAATGGCGCCGCCGCCTGCGGGAACTGCTGGTGATGCTGGCGTTAACGGTTGCGGTAGTGCTGGTAGTGGATACCCTGCGTTCACCGACGGTTTCCGGCCAGCAGTTGAGCCAGCCGTTGCATACCCTGGATGGAAAGGGGGTGGATCTGGCGGCGCTTAGTCAGGACAAACCGCTGCTGGTCTATATCTGGGCCACCTGGTGCAGTATCTGTCGTCATACTACGCCGGGCATCGAACAGCGGGTTAAGGACGGGGATAACGTGCTCACCATCGCACTGCGCTCCGGCGATGATGCCAGCCTGGAACGTTGGCTGGCGCGCCGCCGTCTGTCCATGCCGGTGGTTAACGACAGCGCCGGACGGCTGGCCGCCGCCTGGCAGGTGGGGGTGACGCCCACTCTGCTGGTTGTCTCCAAAGGGAAGGTGGTATCCAGCACCACCGGCTGGACCAGCGGCCCGGGCATTCAACTGCGGCTATGGTGGGCCCGGTTGATGCAGTAA
- a CDS encoding DsbA family protein, protein MRVLSFILLFCLAPLSVAAPFTPEQEARIKALVRETMVSEPDILGQSLDAWQQKGSQDRIQSVLSSQKEALYHDDASPSMGAEKPLLTLVTFTDYNCPYCKRFDPELDRIVKNNPQVRLIIKLIPFRGESSITSAREALTVWRKDPQHFWALHQKLMAKKGYHDDASIRTAFQKSGAMAVEPDKQSEDTLRTNLKLAEALGVQGTPATLVGDTMLSGAVPREDLEALVKEQLAKARGG, encoded by the coding sequence ATGAGAGTGCTTAGCTTTATTCTGCTTTTTTGTCTGGCGCCGCTGAGTGTGGCCGCCCCGTTTACGCCCGAGCAGGAAGCGCGCATTAAAGCGCTGGTGCGTGAAACCATGGTGTCCGAGCCGGATATTCTGGGCCAGTCGCTGGATGCCTGGCAGCAGAAAGGCAGCCAGGATCGCATTCAGTCAGTGCTCTCATCCCAAAAGGAGGCGCTCTACCACGATGACGCCAGCCCATCGATGGGAGCAGAAAAGCCGCTGCTGACCCTGGTAACCTTTACCGACTATAACTGCCCGTATTGCAAACGCTTCGATCCGGAACTGGATCGCATTGTGAAAAATAATCCGCAAGTCCGGCTGATTATTAAGCTGATTCCGTTCCGGGGGGAAAGCTCAATCACCTCGGCCCGGGAAGCGCTGACGGTATGGCGTAAGGATCCTCAGCACTTCTGGGCGCTGCATCAGAAGCTGATGGCGAAAAAGGGCTACCATGATGATGCCAGTATTCGTACCGCTTTCCAGAAGTCCGGCGCCATGGCGGTTGAACCGGATAAGCAGAGTGAAGATACGCTGCGCACTAACCTGAAACTGGCCGAAGCGCTGGGGGTACAGGGTACGCCGGCAACCCTGGTCGGGGATACCATGCTTTCCGGGGCCGTTCCCCGGGAAGATCTGGAGGCGCTGGTGAAGGAGCAACTGGCGAAAGCTCGTGGCGGCTAA